The Mauremys mutica isolate MM-2020 ecotype Southern chromosome 1, ASM2049712v1, whole genome shotgun sequence genome has a segment encoding these proteins:
- the LOC123363098 gene encoding olfactory receptor 51E1-like has product MSDSNTTDFTNPSTFILLGIPGLEAAHIWISIPFCTMYAIAILGNFTILFIVKREPSLHEPMFYFLCMLAVTDLVMSTSTVPKMLSIFWFNSREISFSACLTQMYFVHSLSGMESGILVAMAFDRYVAICHPLRHSTILTNSVVAKIGLAVVLRSGLLILPLPVLIRQWPYCRTNIIPHFYCRHMAVVKVACADFRVNSYYGLFDLFSEIGMDMVFITVSYTLILRAIFRLPTKDARLKTFGTCISHLCAISALYVPDLFSSLMLRFGHNVPLYVLILITGVYHLVPPVLHPIIYGVRTKQIRGKLLQLFTHKKI; this is encoded by the coding sequence ATGTCAGATTCTAacacaaccgacttcaccaacccctccaccttcatcctgctgggcattcctggcctggaggcagcccatatctggatctccatccccttctgcaccatgtatgccatagccatcttggggaacttcaccatcctgttcattgtgaagagggagccgagcctccatgagcccatgttctatttcctctgcatgctggctgtcaccgaCCTGGTCATGTCGACATCCACTgtacccaaaatgctgagcatcttctggttcaattccagggagatcagtttcagtgcctgcctcacccagatgtactttgtTCACTCCCTCTCAGGGATGGAGTCTGGAatcctcgtggccatggcttttgatcgctacgtggcgatctgccatcccctgagacattccaccatcctgacaaactctgttgtggccaagataggcctggccgtggtgctgcgcaGTGGTTTGCTCATATTGCCCTTGCCCGTCCTGATaaggcagtggccatattgcagaaccaacatcatcccccacttcTATTGTCGGCATATGGCTGTGGTGAAAGTGGCCTGCGCTGACTTCCGTGTCAATAGTTACTATGGACTGTTTGATCTTTTCTCTGAAATTGGAATGGACATGGTTTTTATTACCGTGTCCTATACTCTGATCCTCCGGGCCATCttccgcctccccacaaaggatgcccggctcaaaacttttgggacctgcatctctcatctttgtgccatTTCAGCTTTGTATGTCCCAGATTTATTCTCCTCTCTCATGCTGCGGTTTGGTCACAATGTACCACTGTATGTCCTCATTCTCATTACTGGTGTGTACCACCTTGTCCCCCCTGTTCTGCACCCCATCAtttatggggtgaggaccaaacagatccggggcaagctgctccagctctttactcATAAAAAGATCTAA